A single Terriglobales bacterium DNA region contains:
- a CDS encoding septal ring lytic transglycosylase RlpA family protein, with protein sequence MRRVLPFTLAILLLVATLGAAPASNSSTRSPANTPSAENAAPKPYQVGKASWYGKQFHGKTTASGEAYDMFQFTAAHRQLPLGTWVKVTNMRNGRWLIVRVNDRGPVPTNRIIDLSYGAAQMLEFRAKGIEKVRLDLLPAQPTEVAVSRPVPVR encoded by the coding sequence ATGCGACGAGTACTACCCTTCACCTTGGCGATTCTGTTGCTGGTCGCCACCTTGGGGGCGGCACCCGCCAGCAATAGCTCCACGAGGTCTCCAGCCAACACCCCCAGCGCGGAGAACGCCGCACCCAAGCCTTACCAGGTGGGCAAAGCCTCCTGGTATGGCAAGCAGTTCCACGGGAAGACCACCGCCAGCGGTGAAGCCTACGACATGTTCCAGTTCACCGCTGCCCATCGCCAGCTGCCGCTCGGGACCTGGGTCAAGGTCACCAATATGCGGAATGGCCGGTGGCTCATCGTCCGCGTCAACGACCGCGGGCCGGTCCCGACCAACCGCATCATCGACCTCTCCTATGGAGCGGCCCAGATGCTGGAATTCCGGGCCAAGGGCATCGAAAAGGTTCGCTTGGATCTGCTCCCGGCCCAGCCGACGGAAGTTGCCGTCAGCCGGCCGGTTCCCGTCCGATAA
- the thiD gene encoding bifunctional hydroxymethylpyrimidine kinase/phosphomethylpyrimidine kinase, with protein MPPTPPVILSIAGFDPSSGAGVSADIKTIGAHGCYGLGCITALTVQSTQGVRKVEPVSGKLIAEMLRELANDISISAVRIGMLGNGEVVDAVGNFLGSVKPPNVVLDPILKSTSGAKLLNNHGPEKLRSLIPLAHVLTPNIEEAAALSGVPVTNLEQMKVAALKLHDMGAANVVVTGGHLEKAIDLLSIKQAQGPPKQTEFGSNLLRSTSTHGTGCAFATAVACNLALGRQLEDAVIMAKVYVTKAIAKGYPLGKGPGPLNHLYRMEETPRPAAEFVEPVHR; from the coding sequence ATGCCCCCGACGCCCCCAGTCATTTTGAGCATTGCCGGCTTCGATCCTTCCTCGGGCGCCGGGGTTTCCGCTGACATCAAGACCATTGGCGCGCACGGCTGTTACGGGCTGGGGTGCATCACCGCGCTGACCGTGCAGTCCACGCAGGGCGTGCGAAAAGTCGAGCCCGTCTCCGGCAAGCTGATCGCGGAGATGCTCCGCGAACTGGCCAACGACATCTCGATCTCCGCGGTGCGCATCGGCATGCTGGGCAACGGCGAGGTGGTCGACGCGGTGGGGAATTTCCTGGGTTCCGTGAAGCCCCCCAACGTGGTGCTGGACCCGATCCTGAAGTCCACCTCCGGAGCCAAGCTTCTGAACAACCACGGTCCGGAGAAGCTGCGGTCCCTGATCCCCCTCGCCCACGTCCTGACGCCCAACATCGAGGAAGCGGCCGCACTGAGCGGGGTCCCGGTGACCAACCTGGAGCAGATGAAGGTCGCCGCCCTCAAACTGCACGACATGGGGGCGGCCAACGTGGTGGTGACCGGGGGGCACCTGGAGAAGGCCATAGACCTCTTGAGCATCAAGCAGGCCCAAGGCCCGCCCAAGCAGACCGAATTCGGCTCCAACCTGCTGCGTTCCACTTCAACCCACGGAACGGGTTGCGCGTTTGCCACAGCGGTAGCTTGTAACTTGGCCCTGGGTAGGCAATTGGAAGATGCCGTCATCATGGCCAAGGTTTACGTCACCAAGGCCATCGCCAAAGGCTATCCATTGGGCAAAGGGCCCGGTCCCCTGAATCACCTCTATCGCATGGAGGAGACCCCGCGCCCAGCTGCCGAATTCGTGGAACCCGTACATCGGTAA